From one Sulfurimonas sp. HSL-3221 genomic stretch:
- the aroA gene encoding 3-phosphoshikimate 1-carboxyvinyltransferase, giving the protein MSRVRIAPAGTFAFRSDKVAADKSISHRSAMFATLAEGTSVIRNFLRGEDTMNTLRIVEALGAEVADDGEVITIASRGIKEPDDILDCGNSGTGMRLFCGLLASAEGHFVLSGDEYLRRRPMKRVTAPLRSIGAQLDGRNNGDLAPLSVRGGSLKAFDYKSPVASAQVKSAMILAALRADGPCYFEEPELSRDHTERMLSGMGAEIKTEHLRTEVQPLGGLLQPLDIRVPADPSSAFFFAVAAAIIPGSSAVIEGVTLNPTRIEAFKALERMGADIRYEVTDERYEPIGNIEVRYRPLKAVVVEENIAWLIDELPALAVAMATAEGTSEVKNAEELRVKESDRITTVMTNLQKCGIVCEESNDGYRITGGALQAAAVDSFGDHRIAMSFIVAGLRCGMEVTDTDCIRTSFPNFFELIGTIGEVQHED; this is encoded by the coding sequence ATGAGCCGGGTCCGTATCGCGCCGGCGGGGACGTTCGCATTTCGCAGCGACAAGGTCGCGGCGGACAAATCGATCTCACACCGCAGCGCGATGTTCGCGACCCTCGCCGAGGGCACAAGCGTTATCCGGAACTTCCTGCGCGGGGAGGATACGATGAATACCCTGCGCATCGTGGAAGCGTTGGGGGCCGAGGTGGCGGATGACGGCGAGGTGATCACAATCGCCTCCCGCGGCATCAAAGAGCCCGACGACATCCTCGACTGCGGCAATTCCGGTACGGGGATGCGGCTTTTCTGCGGGCTGCTCGCGTCGGCGGAGGGGCACTTCGTGTTGAGCGGGGACGAATACCTCCGCCGCCGCCCGATGAAACGGGTAACGGCGCCGCTGCGCAGCATCGGCGCGCAGCTCGACGGCCGCAACAACGGCGACCTTGCGCCGCTGAGCGTGCGTGGCGGTTCGCTGAAGGCTTTCGACTATAAAAGCCCTGTCGCTTCGGCGCAGGTTAAAAGCGCCATGATCCTCGCAGCGCTTCGGGCCGACGGCCCCTGCTATTTCGAAGAACCCGAACTCAGCCGAGACCATACGGAGCGGATGCTCAGCGGGATGGGGGCCGAGATCAAAACGGAGCATCTCCGAACGGAAGTGCAGCCGCTCGGCGGACTGCTGCAGCCCCTTGATATCCGGGTCCCCGCCGATCCCTCCAGCGCCTTCTTTTTTGCCGTTGCCGCAGCGATCATACCCGGCAGCAGCGCCGTCATCGAGGGCGTCACCCTCAACCCGACCCGTATCGAGGCCTTCAAGGCGCTCGAACGCATGGGGGCGGATATTCGCTACGAGGTGACCGACGAGCGGTATGAGCCCATCGGGAATATCGAGGTGCGCTACCGGCCGCTCAAGGCGGTCGTCGTCGAAGAGAACATCGCTTGGCTGATTGACGAATTGCCGGCGCTGGCCGTCGCGATGGCGACGGCGGAGGGGACCAGCGAGGTCAAAAATGCCGAAGAGCTCCGGGTCAAGGAGAGCGACCGCATCACTACGGTGATGACGAACCTGCAAAAATGCGGTATAGTCTGTGAAGAGTCCAACGACGGCTACCGCATTACGGGCGGAGCATTGCAGGCGGCTGCCGTCGACAGTTTCGGGGACCACCGCATCGCGATGAGTTTTATCGTCGCCGGGCTGCGCTGCGGGATGGAAGTCACGGATACCGACTGTATCCGGACCTCCTTCCCGAACTTTTTCGAACTGATCGGTACGATCGGGGAAGTGCAACATGAAGATTGA
- a CDS encoding 4-hydroxy-3-methylbut-2-enyl diphosphate reductase, with product MKIELAENYGFCFGVKRAIKIAEENRQSATYGPLIHNAKEIERLQKDFQVALTENLDDFQAGDTAVIRTHGIPKQELETLYARDVHVVDATCPYVTKPQQICEEMSEQGYDIVIFGDEAHPEIRGVKSYAKEGAYVVMSVEELEQIRFKEKIAVVAQTTRKVDEFLKIVNYLIPRYKEVRVFNTICNATFENQDAVRDLSKRADVMIIIGGKNSSNTKQLHSIAQAYCLDSYHIEGPDDIDDAWFDGKAYCGISAGASTPDWIIEQVIARIKTGSKSA from the coding sequence ATGAAGATTGAACTGGCAGAGAACTATGGCTTCTGTTTCGGCGTCAAACGGGCGATCAAGATCGCCGAGGAGAACCGCCAGTCGGCCACCTACGGCCCACTGATCCATAATGCGAAGGAGATCGAACGTCTCCAGAAGGATTTCCAGGTCGCATTGACGGAGAATCTGGACGATTTCCAAGCGGGCGACACGGCGGTCATCCGGACCCACGGCATTCCGAAGCAGGAGCTGGAGACGCTCTATGCGCGAGATGTCCATGTCGTTGACGCCACCTGCCCCTATGTGACCAAACCGCAGCAGATCTGCGAGGAGATGAGCGAGCAGGGGTACGACATCGTTATCTTCGGCGATGAGGCGCATCCGGAGATCCGCGGGGTGAAAAGCTACGCCAAGGAAGGCGCTTATGTCGTTATGAGCGTCGAGGAGCTCGAACAGATCCGCTTCAAAGAGAAGATTGCCGTCGTGGCGCAGACGACGCGGAAAGTCGACGAGTTCCTCAAAATCGTCAATTACCTGATACCGCGCTATAAAGAGGTAAGGGTCTTCAACACGATCTGCAACGCGACCTTCGAAAACCAGGATGCGGTGCGGGACCTCTCAAAACGGGCCGATGTGATGATCATCATCGGCGGGAAGAACTCTTCGAATACGAAGCAGCTGCACAGTATCGCCCAGGCGTACTGCCTGGACAGTTATCACATCGAAGGACCCGACGACATCGACGACGCCTGGTTTGACGGGAAAGCGTATTGCGGCATCAGTGCCGGCGCTTCCACGCCGGATTGGATCATCGAACAGGTGATTGCGCGGATCAAAACGGGCTCGAAGAGCGCCTGA
- a CDS encoding 30S ribosomal protein S1 yields MAFDNEAFEEENFAEMLEASFQEQESNRITEGEIVAIQEDDNRALVGVGEKLEGIISLDEIRDEAGNLLFNVGDKITVMVTGHYNERPKISYRKVLEQQKTMEFVEAHKEDFEDVIIEGTVTKKNRGGYVIEADGVCFFMPRSLAAFKESDNVLGRKVKAQVIKLDPEDNSIVVSRRKLFNEERKRKKEIIDQLMEEGTIVEGVIKKITSYGMFVDVGGVDGLVHYNEISYKGPVNPSKLYNEGDKVLVKAIAYDKDKRHLSLSIKAVQPDPWKEIEDELEAGDTITVTVSNIEPYGAFVDLGNDIEGFLHISEITWDKNIKNPKDYLTVGDDIDVEVIDVDPDKHKLRVSLKRLLPKPFDEFAKKFKEGDIVTGTVTSLTDFGAFVKIAGVEGLLHNQDTTWEKGVKAKDLFKSGDEVEVKIAKINRDDQKISLNRKMLEESPVEKFAASHRVNDIVKGSVRDVKDFGVFVSLSDGVDALIRNEDLEPLKAEELEKGQEIEAAIVAIDAKRDRIRLSVRKLDRLHDQKILDKLNEEEGSNSLGDLIKDQLKK; encoded by the coding sequence ATGGCTTTCGATAACGAAGCATTTGAAGAAGAAAATTTCGCCGAGATGCTGGAGGCTTCTTTCCAGGAGCAAGAATCAAATCGCATCACCGAAGGTGAAATTGTCGCAATCCAGGAAGACGATAATCGCGCGCTCGTCGGAGTTGGAGAGAAACTGGAAGGTATCATCAGTCTTGATGAGATCAGGGATGAGGCAGGCAACCTGCTTTTCAACGTCGGTGACAAGATCACGGTTATGGTCACAGGACACTACAACGAGCGTCCGAAGATCTCCTACCGCAAGGTCCTCGAGCAGCAGAAGACAATGGAATTCGTCGAGGCGCACAAAGAGGATTTCGAAGATGTGATCATCGAAGGAACCGTGACCAAGAAGAACCGCGGCGGCTACGTGATCGAAGCGGACGGCGTCTGCTTCTTCATGCCGCGTTCACTCGCGGCGTTCAAAGAGAGTGACAACGTTCTTGGCCGCAAAGTCAAGGCACAGGTCATTAAACTTGATCCGGAAGACAACTCCATCGTCGTCTCCCGCCGCAAACTCTTCAACGAAGAGCGCAAGCGCAAGAAAGAGATCATCGACCAGCTGATGGAAGAGGGTACGATCGTCGAAGGTGTTATCAAGAAGATCACCAGTTACGGTATGTTTGTAGACGTCGGCGGTGTCGACGGCCTGGTCCACTACAACGAGATCAGCTACAAAGGCCCGGTCAACCCGTCCAAGCTCTACAACGAAGGCGACAAGGTCCTCGTCAAAGCGATTGCTTACGACAAAGACAAGCGCCACCTCTCCCTCTCCATTAAAGCGGTCCAGCCGGATCCGTGGAAAGAGATCGAGGACGAACTCGAAGCAGGCGATACTATTACGGTTACGGTCAGCAACATCGAGCCGTACGGTGCGTTCGTCGACCTCGGAAACGATATCGAAGGTTTCCTCCATATCTCAGAGATCACCTGGGACAAAAACATCAAGAACCCGAAAGACTACCTGACCGTCGGCGACGACATCGACGTCGAGGTGATCGACGTTGATCCGGATAAGCACAAGCTGCGCGTCTCCCTCAAGCGTCTTCTGCCGAAACCTTTCGACGAATTCGCGAAGAAATTCAAAGAGGGCGATATTGTGACCGGTACCGTCACATCCCTGACGGACTTCGGTGCGTTCGTCAAGATTGCCGGCGTCGAAGGGCTCCTGCACAACCAGGACACGACATGGGAAAAAGGCGTCAAAGCCAAAGACCTCTTCAAATCCGGCGACGAAGTCGAAGTCAAGATCGCCAAGATCAACCGCGACGATCAGAAGATCTCCCTCAACCGCAAGATGCTCGAAGAGAGCCCGGTTGAGAAGTTTGCCGCTTCCCACCGCGTGAACGACATTGTCAAAGGCAGCGTCCGTGACGTAAAAGACTTCGGTGTCTTCGTCTCCCTGAGCGACGGCGTCGATGCGCTGATCCGCAACGAAGACCTCGAACCGCTCAAAGCGGAAGAGCTCGAAAAAGGGCAGGAGATCGAAGCGGCAATCGTTGCGATCGACGCCAAGCGCGACCGTATCCGCCTCTCTGTCCGCAAACTCGACAGACTGCACGATCAGAAAATCCTCGACAAGCTCAACGAAGAGGAAGGTTCCAACAGCCTCGGCGACCTGATCAAAGACCAACTCAAAAAATAA
- the serA gene encoding phosphoglycerate dehydrogenase: MEKYKVVVCDHIHEAGLEMLQNDPQIDYVFAADVDKTALLDVIADADVAITRSSTDVDDKFIGAAKQMKAIVRAGVGVDNVDIDGCSKEGIIVMNVPTANTIAAVELTMAHMLSCMRMFPYSHDHLKNQRIWKREKWYGYELKGKKLGIIGFGNIGSRVGVRCKAFEMDVVAYDPYIPASKATDLGVKYTDSFDEILGCDIITIHTPKNSETIDIIGAEEIAKMKDGVVLVNCARGGLYNEEALYDGLKSGKIRFAGIDVFKKEPATDHPLLDLDNIVVSPHLGANTFESQYNIGTQAAQQAIEAAKGIAFPNAFNLPIDETKIPAFVKPFLELGQKIGFMASELNRAPIVSIKVSAQGDIAEYLDSLSTFVTVGALADKTGDTINYVNASFIAEQKGIKIETSAELGSSAYKNLISVKLTTDKRVVDIDATIFEEGVQRIVEVNGFDLDVEPKGNFTLFKNTDVPGVIGKVGSLLARNGVNIGDFRLGRNSNGEALAVIITDTPVKDAALSELSALEECISVDTVRL, translated from the coding sequence ATGGAAAAATATAAAGTAGTCGTGTGTGACCATATTCACGAAGCCGGGCTCGAGATGCTTCAGAACGATCCGCAGATCGATTACGTTTTCGCTGCCGATGTCGACAAAACGGCGCTGCTCGATGTCATCGCCGATGCCGACGTCGCGATCACACGCTCCTCTACCGACGTGGATGACAAGTTCATCGGTGCCGCCAAGCAGATGAAGGCGATCGTCCGCGCCGGTGTCGGTGTCGACAACGTCGATATCGACGGCTGCTCCAAAGAGGGGATCATCGTCATGAACGTCCCGACGGCCAATACGATCGCTGCCGTCGAACTGACCATGGCCCATATGCTCTCCTGTATGCGCATGTTCCCCTACTCCCACGACCATCTTAAAAACCAGCGCATCTGGAAGCGCGAGAAATGGTACGGCTACGAGCTCAAAGGCAAGAAGCTCGGTATCATCGGTTTCGGTAACATCGGGAGCCGCGTCGGGGTACGCTGCAAGGCGTTCGAAATGGACGTCGTGGCCTACGATCCGTACATCCCGGCCTCCAAGGCGACAGACCTCGGCGTGAAATACACGGACAGCTTCGATGAGATCCTCGGCTGCGACATTATCACGATCCATACGCCGAAAAACTCTGAGACGATCGACATCATCGGTGCCGAAGAGATCGCGAAGATGAAAGACGGCGTCGTGCTCGTCAACTGTGCCCGCGGCGGCCTCTACAACGAGGAAGCGCTCTATGACGGCCTCAAATCCGGCAAGATTCGTTTCGCCGGTATCGACGTCTTCAAGAAAGAGCCGGCAACGGACCACCCGCTGCTCGACCTGGACAACATCGTCGTCTCCCCGCACCTTGGTGCGAACACCTTCGAATCCCAGTACAACATCGGTACGCAGGCGGCGCAGCAGGCGATCGAAGCGGCCAAGGGCATCGCCTTCCCGAACGCCTTCAACCTGCCGATCGACGAGACGAAGATCCCGGCATTCGTCAAACCGTTCCTGGAGCTCGGACAGAAGATCGGCTTTATGGCGAGCGAGCTCAACCGTGCACCGATCGTCTCCATCAAGGTCAGCGCACAGGGCGATATCGCCGAGTACCTCGACTCTCTCAGTACCTTTGTAACCGTCGGTGCACTGGCGGACAAGACCGGAGATACCATCAACTACGTCAACGCCTCTTTCATCGCCGAGCAGAAGGGGATCAAGATCGAAACCTCTGCCGAGCTCGGCAGCAGCGCCTATAAAAACCTCATTTCCGTCAAACTGACGACGGACAAGCGTGTCGTCGATATCGACGCGACGATCTTCGAAGAGGGCGTCCAGCGTATCGTCGAGGTCAACGGTTTCGACCTCGACGTCGAGCCGAAGGGGAACTTCACCCTCTTCAAAAACACCGATGTCCCGGGCGTTATCGGCAAAGTGGGATCGCTGCTGGCGCGTAACGGCGTCAACATCGGCGACTTCCGCCTGGGCCGCAACAGCAACGGCGAAGCCCTTGCCGTCATTATCACCGACACGCCGGTCAAAGACGCAGCACTTTCTGAGCTCTCCGCGCTCGAAGAGTGCATCAGCGTCGACACGGTCCGCCTCTAA
- a CDS encoding DUF2461 domain-containing protein produces MFSHFPAGTLPFLAELQSNNSKAWFDANKMLYHELVLEPSRAFVEEMGEHLMALVPTINALPKVNGSLFRIYRDQRFHFDEPPLKDHIGIVFWQGGGKRMQSSAFYLHFDPQTLLVATGLRRFKPAMLSAYRSYLKSEERRRELQAILERLTAQGYRLPEKRYKRLPAGFDASMPLAELTLYNCMYAYTETEAALMTSETLIDTLYAHYEAMLPLQQWVYEMTLYAEQQN; encoded by the coding sequence GTGTTCTCGCACTTTCCCGCAGGCACCCTCCCTTTTTTAGCCGAACTCCAGAGCAATAATTCCAAAGCCTGGTTTGACGCCAACAAGATGCTCTACCATGAGCTTGTGCTTGAACCCAGCCGCGCATTCGTCGAGGAGATGGGCGAACACCTCATGGCCCTCGTGCCGACGATCAATGCCCTGCCGAAAGTCAACGGTTCGCTCTTCCGCATCTACCGCGACCAGCGTTTCCATTTCGATGAGCCGCCGCTGAAGGACCATATCGGGATCGTCTTCTGGCAGGGCGGCGGCAAGCGGATGCAGAGCAGCGCTTTCTACCTCCATTTCGACCCGCAGACGCTCCTGGTCGCAACGGGCTTGCGCCGCTTCAAGCCCGCGATGCTCTCCGCTTACCGTTCCTATCTGAAATCCGAAGAGCGCCGAAGGGAGCTGCAGGCTATCCTCGAGCGGCTGACGGCGCAGGGGTACAGGCTGCCGGAGAAACGCTACAAGCGCCTTCCGGCCGGTTTTGACGCCTCGATGCCCCTGGCAGAACTCACTCTTTACAACTGCATGTACGCCTATACGGAGACCGAGGCGGCGTTGATGACGTCCGAAACGCTTATCGACACGCTCTATGCGCATTACGAAGCGATGCTCCCGTTGCAGCAGTGGGTGTATGAAATGACGCTATATGCGGAGCAGCAGAACTGA
- a CDS encoding AraC family transcriptional regulator, translating into MGAPLPLYTIEETINTYKYLFKPNPTFGMDFYAEGFEAKDVVLLLDDIAPSHGIPLRFDYYALFLRLKGETIRSVNHFDYTIQPQALQLVCPGSIYAFRDISDESKTYVLLFDKAFIEEKNLSSEDLDPLFAFHRLHQNDVVLDTASYAQVLSLYEQLSYELRQKKEDFRSMAKMLITQLLFILKREKQNAGLPQNLTRAEQLSAEFLVLIEEHFWNKKSVKAYAEMMAVTPKHLSETVKATLHRSALSYIHLRIIKEIQYLLCFGNMSIKQIAYALNFESPSQLGRFFKNHEGICPKEYRLRNRIDYPSLVPGKHR; encoded by the coding sequence ATGGGAGCGCCGCTTCCGCTATACACGATCGAAGAGACGATCAATACCTACAAGTACCTTTTCAAACCCAACCCCACCTTCGGGATGGACTTTTACGCCGAAGGTTTCGAAGCGAAGGATGTCGTCTTGCTGCTCGATGACATCGCGCCGAGTCACGGCATTCCCCTCCGGTTCGACTATTACGCCCTTTTTCTCAGACTCAAGGGAGAGACCATCCGCAGCGTCAACCACTTTGACTACACGATCCAACCCCAGGCGCTGCAACTGGTCTGCCCCGGCTCCATCTACGCGTTCAGGGATATCTCGGACGAATCGAAAACCTACGTGCTGCTCTTCGACAAGGCGTTCATTGAAGAGAAGAACCTCTCCTCGGAGGACCTCGACCCGCTCTTTGCCTTTCACCGCCTTCACCAGAACGATGTCGTCCTCGATACGGCGAGCTATGCCCAGGTCCTCTCCCTCTATGAGCAGCTCAGCTATGAACTGCGCCAGAAAAAAGAGGATTTCAGGAGTATGGCCAAGATGCTGATCACCCAGCTGCTCTTCATCCTCAAACGCGAAAAGCAGAATGCCGGCCTGCCGCAGAACCTCACCAGGGCCGAACAGCTCAGCGCGGAGTTCCTGGTCCTGATCGAGGAGCATTTCTGGAACAAAAAGAGCGTCAAAGCGTATGCCGAGATGATGGCTGTCACCCCGAAGCATCTCAGTGAAACGGTCAAGGCCACCCTGCACCGAAGCGCCCTCTCCTACATCCACCTGCGCATTATCAAGGAGATCCAGTACCTGCTCTGCTTCGGCAACATGTCAATCAAGCAGATCGCCTACGCCCTCAATTTCGAAAGCCCCTCACAGCTGGGGCGTTTTTTCAAAAACCATGAAGGAATCTGTCCGAAGGAGTACCGTCTTCGCAACCGGATAGACTACCCGTCACTGGTTCCCGGAAAGCATCGGTAG
- a CDS encoding cupin domain-containing protein, translating into MFLPIRKMAVMVLASVVTGLFSGLSAEEPALAYKYDDQRLQWVPCPAFLGEACKIAVLHGDPAKPHTDVLFKVPGDYKIPHHWHTSAERMVLVSGTMTVQYDNQKAELIETGMYAFGPEKHPHVAYCEKGDPCVLFIAFNEPIDAFEIMKPAE; encoded by the coding sequence ATGTTTTTACCGATCCGTAAAATGGCAGTAATGGTGTTGGCGTCCGTCGTGACAGGGCTCTTTTCCGGACTCTCCGCCGAAGAGCCGGCACTGGCGTACAAGTACGATGATCAGCGGCTGCAGTGGGTGCCTTGCCCGGCCTTCCTCGGTGAAGCGTGCAAGATCGCCGTGTTGCATGGCGATCCGGCCAAGCCCCACACCGATGTTTTGTTCAAAGTCCCGGGCGACTATAAGATCCCGCACCATTGGCATACGTCGGCGGAGCGCATGGTCCTCGTCTCGGGCACTATGACGGTCCAGTACGATAACCAGAAAGCCGAACTGATCGAAACCGGGATGTACGCGTTCGGACCAGAGAAGCATCCGCATGTCGCCTACTGCGAAAAAGGGGACCCCTGTGTGCTCTTTATCGCCTTCAACGAACCCATTGACGCTTTCGAGATTATGAAACCCGCTGAATAG
- a CDS encoding DUF2238 domain-containing protein, protein MQSEEECCYAHNRYLLLLSLLFAVEFILLAFAPYDRHDWLLENVLVLLAVLFFATTYRTFPLSRISLTLIFLFLYLHEIGAHYTYAEVPYEAWGQSLFGISLNGLFGWERNNFDRVVHFLYGLLLAYPLREFFLRVVDVKGFWGYFFPLLVTMASSMLYELVEWGAAVYFGGDLGMAYLGTQGDVWDAHKDMLFATIGALIAMVITAAINATLQKDFVREWVHSFRVKHRHPLGENALMRLWRQRHNK, encoded by the coding sequence ATGCAAAGCGAAGAGGAGTGCTGCTACGCCCACAACCGCTACCTTCTGCTCCTTTCCCTGCTCTTCGCAGTGGAATTCATCCTCCTCGCATTCGCCCCCTATGACCGGCATGACTGGCTGCTCGAAAACGTACTGGTCCTGCTGGCCGTGCTTTTTTTCGCCACGACCTACAGAACCTTCCCCCTTTCGCGCATTTCGCTGACGCTGATCTTTCTTTTTCTCTACCTGCACGAAATCGGCGCCCACTACACCTATGCCGAAGTGCCCTATGAGGCCTGGGGACAATCCCTCTTCGGTATTTCGCTAAATGGGCTCTTCGGCTGGGAGCGCAACAACTTCGACCGCGTCGTCCATTTTCTCTACGGCCTGCTGCTTGCCTACCCACTGCGGGAGTTTTTTCTGCGCGTCGTCGACGTCAAAGGGTTCTGGGGCTACTTTTTCCCCCTCCTCGTCACCATGGCCAGCTCCATGCTCTATGAACTGGTCGAATGGGGGGCGGCCGTCTACTTCGGCGGCGACCTTGGGATGGCCTATCTGGGCACCCAGGGCGACGTCTGGGATGCGCACAAGGATATGCTCTTCGCCACCATCGGTGCCCTCATTGCCATGGTCATCACCGCGGCCATCAACGCAACCCTGCAGAAAGATTTTGTCCGGGAATGGGTCCACAGTTTCCGGGTCAAGCACAGGCATCCCCTGGGCGAAAACGCCCTGATGCGCCTATGGCGGCAGCGGCATAATAAATAA
- a CDS encoding bactofilin family protein, whose protein sequence is MAIFGSNNNSGSAPAKAPVTNTSTTIITAGALLKGEIALECDVFFDGRLEGTMRSKGVITVGQNGVIVGEVKAPHLIVRGRIEGTLDVDRVEIKENGYVGGVISSKEMVIESKGIFEGESHRKTSESAAKPVQDAAAEKPAEKPAEKKS, encoded by the coding sequence ATGGCAATCTTTGGTAGCAACAATAACTCGGGATCAGCACCTGCAAAAGCTCCCGTCACCAACACCAGTACCACCATCATCACAGCTGGCGCTTTACTCAAAGGCGAAATAGCACTGGAGTGCGACGTCTTTTTTGACGGTCGTCTGGAGGGAACGATGCGTTCCAAGGGGGTCATCACCGTCGGACAGAACGGTGTGATCGTCGGCGAAGTCAAAGCACCGCATCTCATCGTGCGCGGCCGCATCGAAGGGACCCTCGACGTCGATCGGGTCGAGATCAAGGAGAACGGTTACGTCGGAGGGGTCATCTCATCCAAAGAGATGGTGATCGAGTCCAAAGGGATCTTTGAAGGCGAAAGCCATCGTAAAACGTCCGAAAGCGCGGCCAAACCCGTTCAGGACGCCGCAGCCGAAAAGCCTGCCGAAAAGCCCGCTGAAAAGAAGAGCTAA
- a CDS encoding M23 family metallopeptidase, which translates to MNTRFTVTIHDIDGVRQYSLHNIVKKVLLYSGAGLVTLIAAGVAFIVFLNVSLNDIDEKKLQLEAHNAELRSSIAAAELDLAAKQKELTTVSDRLDGIESLIGLAPDTETESSLLERVEIAQMTSVQRAALLQHIPNGSPVEYRGITSKFGYRTHPTLHRKEFHPGSDLRAPMNTPIHATADGVIEYAGLHSSSGYGRLIIVDNNYGFKTYFGHLNKISVKSGQYVRRGDVIGYTGNSGMSNGPHLHYEVRFIQRKLNPYWFIKWDLEHYATIFEKEKKVPWQSLVATITRDQHLQKLPSPTPVPPSSQLALYSKAK; encoded by the coding sequence ATGAACACACGCTTCACTGTCACGATCCACGACATTGACGGCGTACGGCAGTACAGCCTCCACAATATCGTCAAAAAAGTCCTTCTGTACTCGGGAGCGGGTCTCGTCACGCTGATTGCCGCAGGGGTCGCGTTTATTGTCTTCCTCAACGTCTCTCTTAATGATATCGACGAGAAAAAGCTTCAGCTCGAAGCGCACAACGCCGAGCTGCGCAGTTCCATCGCGGCGGCAGAACTGGACCTGGCTGCGAAACAGAAGGAGCTGACCACCGTATCCGACCGTCTCGACGGCATCGAAAGCCTGATCGGTCTGGCGCCCGATACGGAAACAGAGAGCAGCCTGCTTGAACGCGTCGAGATCGCCCAGATGACCTCCGTACAGCGCGCGGCGCTGCTGCAGCACATCCCCAACGGTTCCCCCGTCGAGTATAGAGGCATTACGAGTAAATTCGGCTACCGTACCCACCCCACCCTCCACCGCAAAGAGTTCCATCCCGGCAGTGACCTCCGCGCGCCGATGAACACCCCCATCCATGCCACGGCGGACGGCGTCATCGAGTACGCGGGGCTGCACAGTAGCAGCGGTTACGGGCGTCTGATTATCGTCGACAACAACTACGGTTTCAAGACCTATTTCGGACACCTTAACAAGATCAGCGTCAAATCCGGACAATATGTCAGAAGAGGCGACGTTATCGGCTATACGGGCAACAGCGGGATGAGCAACGGACCGCACCTTCATTACGAAGTGCGATTTATCCAGCGCAAACTCAATCCCTACTGGTTCATCAAGTGGGATCTTGAGCACTATGCCACCATCTTTGAAAAGGAGAAAAAAGTACCATGGCAATCTTTGGTAGCAACAATAACTCGGGATCAGCACCTGCAAAAGCTCCCGTCACCAACACCAGTACCACCATCATCACAGCTGGCGCTTTACTCAAAGGCGAAATAG
- a CDS encoding GNAT family N-acetyltransferase: MHPTIICATPEDARDIAVMTGELLQEIMDRINVKAFRFHQGETETRAAELLSRGVYYVFLARDPVTGEAIGFISLYESYALYTEGAYGTIPELYVRPAYRSMGVGVALLQRAKDFAAARGWKRLEVTTPPLPEFDRTLAFYERNTFEISGGRKLKSDIEVS, translated from the coding sequence ATGCACCCCACTATCATCTGCGCCACACCGGAAGATGCCCGCGACATCGCCGTCATGACCGGTGAACTGCTCCAGGAGATCATGGACCGCATCAACGTCAAAGCCTTCCGTTTTCATCAGGGAGAGACGGAAACCCGGGCTGCGGAGCTGTTGTCCCGTGGCGTCTATTACGTCTTTCTCGCCAGGGACCCCGTTACCGGAGAAGCGATCGGATTCATATCACTCTATGAAAGTTATGCCCTCTACACCGAAGGGGCCTACGGCACGATTCCGGAACTCTACGTACGCCCCGCCTATCGTTCAATGGGCGTAGGTGTGGCGCTCTTGCAGCGCGCCAAAGATTTCGCGGCGGCCAGAGGGTGGAAGCGGCTGGAGGTGACGACGCCTCCCCTGCCGGAGTTTGACAGGACGCTGGCCTTCTATGAACGCAATACCTTTGAAATCTCCGGCGGCAGAAAACTGAAAAGCGACATCGAGGTTTCATGA